The segment GTTGTCGGCGGGCGACGGGCGACCAGGCGTACGCCGAGCTGACCACCGACAGCAGCGCTGCTAACCGTTGATGAGCGCGGCGTAGCCCGGCTTGACGACGTCGTCGATGATCGCGAGCCGCTCGTCGAAGGGCAGGAACGCCGACTTCATCGCGTTGATGGTGAACCAGCGCAGGTCCTCCAGCGTGTAGTCGAACGCCTCCACCAGCCCGAACATCTCCTGCGTCATCGAGGTGCCGCTCATCAGCCGGTTGTCGGTGTTGACCGTGACGCGGAACCGCAGGTCGGTCAGCAGCCCGATCGGGTGCTCGGCGAAGGACTCCGCCGCCCCGGTCTGGATGTTGGAGCTCGGGCACATCTCGAGCGGGATCCGCTTGTCGCGGACGTAGGCCGCCAGCCGACCGAGCTCGACCGACCCGTCGTCGTTCACCGTGATGTCGTCGATGATCCGCACGCCGTGGCCGAGCCGGTCGGCGCCGCACCACTGGATCGCCTGCCAGATCGACGGCAGGCCGAAGGCCTCACCGGCGTGGATCGTGAAGTGGGCGTTCTCGCGCTGGAGGTACTCGAAGGCGTCGAGGTGCCGGGTGGGCGGGAAGCCCGCCTCCGCGCCGGCGATGTCGAAGCCGGCGACTCCGCGGTCGCGCCACGCGATCGCCAGCTCGGCGATCTCCATCGACCTGGCCTGGTGCCGCATCGCGGTCAGCAGCTGGCGTACGACGATCCTGCCGCCGCTGGCGGCCATCCCGGCGTCGAAGCCCTCCTGCACCGCCGCGACGACCTCGTCGAGGGTGAGGCCGCCGCTGACGTGCTGCTCCGGCGCGTAGCGCACCTCGGCGTAGACGACACCGTCGGCGGCGAGGTCCTGGACGCACTCGCGGGCGACACGGGCGATCGCCGGACCGTTCTGCATCACCGCGACGGTGTGGTCGAAGGTCTCGAGGTAGCGGACGAGCGAGCCCGAGTCGGCCGACTCCGTGAACCAGTGACCGAGCGACTCCGCGTCGGAGGCGGGCAGCTCGTGGCCGGCCTCAGCGGCGAGCTCCACGATCGTCTGCGGACGTAGCCCGCCGTCGAGGTGGTCGTGCAGCAGGACCTTCGGGGCGGCCTGCACCTGGTCGCGGGTGGGAGTGCTCATCGGCACATCCAAGCAGGCCCGCCCACGGTCAAGCACTATGTTCGTGCGCATGCGCACCTTCACCACGCTCGACGAGGTCGCCGCCGCCTCCGGGTCCGAGATCGGCACCAGCGAGTGGCTCGACGTCGACCAGGCGCGGATCGACGCCTTCGCCGACGCCACGCTCGACCACCAGTGGATCCACGTCGACGTCGACGCTGCGGGCAAGGGTCCGTTCGGCACCACCATCGCCCACGGCTTCCTCACCCTGAGCCTGCTCCCGCACTTCGCCTCGCAGGTCTTCCGGCTCGACACCCCGGGCGCCCGGCTCAACTACGGCCTGGAGAAAGTGCGCTTCCCCAGCCCGGTGCCGGTCGACAGCCGGCTGCGGTCGCACGTGCGCTTCGGCGAGGTCCGCGACCTGGCGGCCGGCAAGCAGCTCGTCGTGGAGCACACCGTCGAGATCGAGGGCCACGACAAGCCGGCCTGCGTGGCCGCCCACGTCGTCCTGCTCCTCGCCTGAGGGTTCAGCGCGACAGCACCGCCTGGGCGAACACCCCCAGGATGTCCGCGGGCTCGGCAGCGAGGTA is part of the Nocardioides cavernae genome and harbors:
- a CDS encoding adenosine deaminase is translated as MSTPTRDQVQAAPKVLLHDHLDGGLRPQTIVELAAEAGHELPASDAESLGHWFTESADSGSLVRYLETFDHTVAVMQNGPAIARVARECVQDLAADGVVYAEVRYAPEQHVSGGLTLDEVVAAVQEGFDAGMAASGGRIVVRQLLTAMRHQARSMEIAELAIAWRDRGVAGFDIAGAEAGFPPTRHLDAFEYLQRENAHFTIHAGEAFGLPSIWQAIQWCGADRLGHGVRIIDDITVNDDGSVELGRLAAYVRDKRIPLEMCPSSNIQTGAAESFAEHPIGLLTDLRFRVTVNTDNRLMSGTSMTQEMFGLVEAFDYTLEDLRWFTINAMKSAFLPFDERLAIIDDVVKPGYAALING
- a CDS encoding MaoC family dehydratase; the protein is MRTFTTLDEVAAASGSEIGTSEWLDVDQARIDAFADATLDHQWIHVDVDAAGKGPFGTTIAHGFLTLSLLPHFASQVFRLDTPGARLNYGLEKVRFPSPVPVDSRLRSHVRFGEVRDLAAGKQLVVEHTVEIEGHDKPACVAAHVVLLLA